In a genomic window of Quercus lobata isolate SW786 chromosome 4, ValleyOak3.0 Primary Assembly, whole genome shotgun sequence:
- the LOC115987372 gene encoding uncharacterized protein At5g41620-like, with the protein MERKEKGGGKSEREEKKKQGLMVKKLKQGMLLVGKRGGGPCTPPPTWRLELDNNLTFPNNANISTSISARKLCANLWEIQPHHHNPVAKMSRNGARIRRHKRRENKGFQISKHLVDPPSTPPNQPERKSSLRRHVAASLIQHPQSVDRNDSALQPISPSSYSSSFEVVPYNPVVTPTKSLDFNGRMGESSYSLKTSTELLKVINRIWNLEEQHASNISLVKALKMELYLSQARIKELLEEKHLERHEMDDLMMQVTEDKIVRKNKVQDRIQAAVESIRDELEGERKLRKHSESLHRKLAQELSELNSSFYNALRELERERKARILLENLCDEFAKGIREYEQEVRSLKHKTVKGSVGRENPDRLILHISEAWLDERMQMKLAEARNDLAEKKTIVEKIGFDIETFLQAKRSIKSRKNGNFSLVELKKICSRKPSLESFPLNEPVSATQNAADEGDSSTDGDSHCFKPNKETDGKQSKGSCKRNSDNAAESHQNKIVKSNSIRKNFGLWEIEEVCNPSSLQGQLNEHMAKAMPCNGNNEFPGRQQGEMGGEKQDVINYPEKFGMCEATEGLHERHGKRVGACGLNTGHMPDNLIRSHSLPLEDDKIHPQSNCMEDSCIRSMLTGNANPVQQWMSKLTTPDVENSESTLRWPRGLKENTLLAKLLEARLEAQLSRSKASKISF; encoded by the exons atggaaaggaaagaaaaaggtgGTGggaagagtgagagagaagagaaaaaaaagcaaGGATTAATGgtgaaaaagttgaaacaagGTATGTTGTTGGTGGGGAAAAGAGGAGGAGGGCCTTGTACTCCACCACCCACATGGAGACTTGAGCTTGATAACAACCTCACCTTTCCCAACAACGCCAACATATCCACATCAATCTCTGCTAGAAAGCTCTGTGCTAACCTCTGGGAGATTCAGCCCCACCACCACAACCCCGTTGCTAAAATGAGCAGGAATGGTGCTAGGATTCGCCGCCACAAACGCAGGGAAAACAAGGGGTTTCAGATTTCCAAACACTTGGTTGACCCTCCTAGTACCCCACCTAACCAG CCAGAAAGGAAAAGTAGCTTGAGGAGGCATGTTGCAGCATCACTTATACAACACCCTCAATCTGTTGACAGGAATGATAGTGCTCTACAGCCCATATCTCCCTCAAGTTATAGTAGCTCATTCGAG GTGGTACCTTATAACCCTGTTGTCACTCCCACAAAGTCTTTGGACTTCAACGGTAGAATGGGTGAGTCAAGTTATAGCCTTAAAACATCCACAGAATTACTCAAGGTAATCAATCGGATTTGGAATCTTGAAGAACAGCATGCGTCCAATATATCATTGGTGAAAGCACTGAAAATGGAACTGTATCTTTCTCAAGCTAGAATTAAAGAATTGCTGGAAGAGAAGCATTTGGAAAGGCATGAAATGGATGACTTGATGATGCAAGTTACAGAGgataaaattgttaggaagaatAAGGTGCAAGATCGAATCCAAGCTGCAGTTGAATCAATCAGGGATGAGCTAGAAGGTGAGAGGAAGTTAAGAAAACATTCAGAAAGCCTGCACCGGAAACTAgctcaagaactttctgaactgaattcttctttttataatGCTTTGAGAGAgcttgaaagagagagaaaagcacGAATTCTGTTGGAAAACTTGTGTGATGAGTTTGCAAAAGGAATAAGAGAATATGAACAAGAAGTACGGTCCCTGAAGCACAAAACTGTGAAGGGTAGTGTTGGTAGGGAAAACCCTGACAGGTTAATTCTCCATATTTCAGAAGCATGGCTTGATGAACGGATGCAAATGAAGCTAGCAGAAGCTCGAAATGATCttgcagaaaagaaaacaattgtGGAGAAGATAGGGTTTGACATAGAAACCTTTCTTCAAGCTAAAAGGTCTATTAAATCAAGGAAAAATGGGAACTTCTCCCTAGTGGAGCTAAAGAAAATTTGCTCACGTAAACCTTCATTGGAGTCCTTTCCTTTGAATGAGCCCGTTAGTGCAACTCAAAATGCAGCTGATGAAGGAGATTCCTCAACTGATGGTGATTCACATTGCTTTAAACCAAACAAGGAAACTGATGGAAAACAAAGCAAAGGTAGCTGTAAACGAAACAGTGATAATGCTGCAGAAAGCCATCAGAATAAAATAGTGAAATCAAATTCcataagaaaaaattttggattatgGGAAATTGAAGAAGTCTGTAACCCATCCAGTTTGCAAGGGCAGTTGAACGAACATATGGCAAAGGCCATGCCATGTAATGGAAACAACGAGTTTCCTGGGAGGCAACAGGGTGAAATGGGTGGAGAAAAGCAAGATGTAATAAACTATCCTGAGAAATTTGGAATGTGTGAAGCTACCGAAGGTCTACATGAAAGACATGGCAAACGGGTTGGGGCCTGTGGATTGAACACAGGACATATGCCTGATAACTTGATTAGAAGTCATTCTTTGCCATTGGAGGATGACAAGATTCATCCCCAGAGTAATTGCATGGAAGATTCTTGCATTCGATCCATGTTAACAGGTAATGCTAATCCAGTGCAACAGTGGATGTCAAAATTAACAACCCCAGATGTTGAAAATTCAGAATCTACTTTAAGATGGCCTCGGGGCTTGAAGGAAAATACATTGTTGGCAAAACTACTTGAAGCCAGGTTAGAGGCACAGCTTTCTCGGTCAAAAGCTtccaaaatttccttttaa